The Streptomyces seoulensis genome contains a region encoding:
- a CDS encoding non-ribosomal peptide synthetase produces the protein MTTVDSYRLSAQQRRLWADAPKERVTARVRLAGPLDPERLRAAVAALVARHETLRLDIGDLTGTGLPVQVVRDDATADVHPADGAPDGEAPDGEAPLRVVHGPAELVLDASALIADPESLRVLLTELAACYGGAAPVEDEDRTQFLDVVEWQSEQDRADLPADPAALTALTLPAQAPGAAGSEPVGEYRAECPAPDGDTEARALAAWVTALGRYADAGTLALAVDDDGRSVDGTQGVVGPLAAPVRCEVPRALTAEAAAGLLAAIRARSLRVTPLDHPVAASFAHVTAADPGPLAPLGATGATLDAPRPEAPLHLTCTRDGSTLRLALHADPAVADPAAAALLLGAVTAQLTGGRPEDAEAALLAGWEGTAVPLGERTLLGLLDAGVTGADPARTAVAAPDATLTFGELDAAAASVTAHLREHGVGPGDRVVVLGERSAVTVAAFLGVLRAGAVYVPLDPAHPAPWLRRLATTVDAALAVAPKGSAALRGLVGTLPTLELDALPATGTAAEPHPAGPGDPAYVIFTSGSTGTPRPVVVEHGSAAHLFDALEATVYADAPEDLTVAVNASFGFDASMKQLVQLAAGRSLCLVLEETRRDVPALLRELADRGADVLDCTPSHLRLVLDHRESGQRLPGLLLIGGEPLDAELWQRAATLEGVRAFNVYGPTECTVDVTAAPVTPDGGPSVGRPLPGFRVRVLDAEGRPVPPGMPGELFVTGPQVARGYWGDPEATAARFTTVDGVRGYRTGDRVRFLPDGRIAHLGRADGQLKINGYRAEPAEIAAVLAQHPAVGQAVADWRVDETAGTGTLVGYAVPRRTAGRPLNVEDIAGINPHETRYLFDEIFVQQTYLRGGITLREDAVVVDVGANIGMFSLFVDRACPGARILAFEPLPEAHARLTENLRHRTGPTEVFGFGLSDREQSAAFTVYPGYSMMSGQAEYADPAAEIALVQTFLENRRDDELLGEVSEILAERFTPREEQARLRRLSDVLTETGVDRIDLLKIDVQRAEWDVLRGLDDAHLARVQQIAMEVHDDTGAAPHGRLAEIAGHLRGHGFEVFWEQDELLTSTDRFTLCAVRPEYRDDPRPAAEPPVAVPDAALLRQWLAQRLPEPLVPATVVLLDALPLTVNGKIDRAALPAPERPRTTAQPATATERALIGIWEEVLGRENIGVDDNFFAIGGDSIRAIRMRAAAVKAGLSFPLRDVFRNQTVRALAAGIEGTQAAEPAAGAPFALLDPADRALVPAGVSDAYPLTALQLGMVYLGELSEGDGHAYHVVTVDTVRGPWAPEALAAAAEDLTAAHDILRTSFDLAAFSRPMQLVHERATVPVRTEDLTALPEQERARRVREVVDAQKATPFDWRAPMLRLHALRTGKDTYELVQTHFHGVLDGLSLHLMTSELLARLDHHRTGTPAPRSAPVLPYRHHVEAELAAREDTGTRAFWRDTLDGVHPLRLAGEHVPAIGVSRVLEPAGATADALDAAARRAGVPVKSLLLAAHVRALAAAFGTDGSGEVVTGLVVSARPAEEGGDRTLGLFLNTLPVRTDPGAPELAARLWEYEQSLMGHHLLPLADIQQLAATGPLFDSFFNFTRFTGIAPATDGSRVVSEHDDTVDVGFALASNADLGPAGARLVVQYDAAALSAERIDAYADRLRAEVEALAAHRDSTEDAR, from the coding sequence GTGACCACGGTCGACAGTTACCGGCTCTCCGCCCAGCAGCGGCGGCTGTGGGCCGACGCCCCGAAGGAGCGCGTCACCGCGCGGGTCCGCCTCGCCGGGCCCCTGGACCCCGAGCGGCTGCGCGCCGCCGTCGCCGCGCTCGTCGCCCGGCACGAGACGCTGCGCCTCGACATCGGCGACCTCACCGGCACCGGGCTGCCCGTGCAGGTCGTCCGCGACGACGCCACCGCCGACGTGCACCCGGCCGACGGCGCCCCGGACGGCGAGGCCCCCGACGGCGAGGCCCCGCTGCGGGTCGTGCACGGGCCGGCCGAACTGGTCCTGGACGCCTCGGCGCTGATCGCCGACCCCGAGAGCCTGCGCGTCCTGCTCACCGAGCTCGCCGCCTGCTACGGCGGCGCCGCCCCGGTGGAGGACGAGGACCGCACCCAGTTCCTGGACGTCGTGGAGTGGCAGAGCGAGCAGGACCGCGCCGACCTGCCCGCCGACCCCGCCGCCCTGACCGCGCTCACCCTGCCCGCCCAGGCCCCCGGCGCCGCCGGGAGCGAGCCGGTGGGGGAGTACCGCGCCGAATGCCCCGCCCCCGACGGCGACACGGAGGCCCGCGCCCTGGCCGCCTGGGTCACCGCGCTCGGCCGGTACGCCGACGCCGGGACCCTGGCCCTCGCCGTCGACGACGACGGCCGGTCCGTGGACGGCACCCAGGGCGTCGTCGGCCCGCTCGCCGCCCCCGTCCGCTGCGAGGTCCCCCGCGCCCTCACCGCCGAGGCCGCCGCCGGACTGCTCGCCGCGATCCGTGCCCGCAGCCTGCGGGTCACCCCGCTGGACCACCCCGTGGCCGCGTCCTTCGCCCACGTCACCGCCGCCGACCCCGGCCCGCTCGCCCCCCTCGGCGCCACCGGGGCCACGCTCGACGCGCCCCGCCCCGAGGCCCCGCTGCACCTGACCTGCACCCGCGACGGCTCCACCCTGCGCCTCGCCCTGCACGCCGACCCCGCCGTGGCCGACCCGGCCGCCGCCGCTCTGCTGCTCGGCGCCGTCACCGCCCAGCTCACCGGCGGCCGCCCCGAGGACGCCGAGGCCGCGCTGCTGGCCGGGTGGGAGGGCACCGCCGTCCCCCTCGGCGAGCGCACCCTGCTCGGCCTGCTGGACGCGGGCGTCACCGGCGCCGACCCCGCGCGCACCGCCGTCGCCGCCCCCGACGCCACCCTGACCTTCGGCGAACTCGACGCCGCCGCCGCCTCGGTGACCGCACACCTGCGGGAACACGGCGTCGGCCCCGGTGACCGCGTCGTCGTCCTCGGCGAACGCTCCGCCGTCACCGTCGCCGCCTTCCTCGGCGTGCTGCGCGCCGGAGCCGTGTACGTCCCGCTCGACCCGGCCCACCCGGCGCCCTGGCTGCGCCGCCTCGCCACCACCGTGGACGCGGCCCTCGCCGTCGCTCCCAAGGGCTCCGCCGCCCTGCGCGGCCTCGTCGGCACCCTGCCCACCCTCGAACTCGACGCGCTCCCCGCCACCGGCACCGCCGCCGAACCGCACCCGGCCGGCCCCGGCGACCCGGCGTACGTCATCTTCACCTCCGGTTCCACCGGCACCCCCCGCCCGGTCGTCGTCGAACACGGCAGCGCCGCCCACCTCTTCGACGCCCTCGAAGCCACCGTGTACGCGGACGCCCCCGAGGACCTGACGGTCGCCGTCAACGCCTCCTTCGGCTTCGACGCCTCCATGAAGCAGCTCGTCCAGCTCGCCGCCGGGCGCTCCCTGTGCCTGGTCTTGGAGGAGACCCGGCGCGACGTGCCCGCGCTGCTGCGCGAACTCGCCGACCGGGGCGCCGACGTGCTCGACTGCACCCCCTCCCACCTGCGGCTCGTCCTCGACCACCGGGAGAGCGGCCAGCGCCTGCCCGGCCTGCTGCTGATCGGCGGCGAGCCGCTGGACGCCGAGCTGTGGCAGCGGGCAGCCACGCTGGAGGGCGTACGCGCCTTCAACGTCTACGGGCCCACCGAGTGCACCGTCGACGTCACCGCCGCCCCCGTCACGCCGGACGGGGGACCCTCCGTCGGCCGCCCCCTGCCCGGCTTCCGGGTGCGGGTGCTGGACGCCGAGGGGCGGCCGGTGCCGCCCGGCATGCCCGGCGAACTGTTCGTCACCGGGCCGCAGGTGGCGCGCGGCTACTGGGGGGACCCGGAGGCCACCGCCGCCCGCTTCACGACCGTGGACGGCGTACGCGGCTACCGCACCGGCGACCGGGTGCGCTTCCTGCCCGACGGCCGCATCGCCCACCTCGGGCGCGCCGACGGACAGCTCAAGATCAACGGCTATCGGGCCGAGCCCGCCGAGATCGCCGCCGTGCTCGCCCAGCACCCGGCCGTCGGCCAGGCCGTGGCCGACTGGCGGGTGGACGAGACGGCCGGCACCGGCACCCTCGTCGGCTACGCCGTGCCCCGCCGCACGGCCGGGCGCCCGCTGAACGTCGAGGACATCGCCGGGATCAACCCGCACGAGACCCGCTACCTGTTCGACGAGATCTTCGTCCAGCAGACCTATCTGCGCGGCGGGATCACCCTGCGCGAGGACGCGGTCGTCGTGGACGTCGGCGCCAACATCGGCATGTTCTCGCTCTTCGTGGACCGGGCCTGCCCCGGCGCCCGCATCCTGGCCTTCGAGCCGCTGCCCGAGGCCCACGCCCGGCTCACCGAGAACCTCCGCCACCGCACCGGCCCCACCGAGGTCTTCGGCTTCGGCCTCTCCGACCGCGAGCAGTCGGCCGCGTTCACCGTCTACCCCGGCTACTCCATGATGTCCGGCCAGGCCGAGTACGCCGACCCCGCGGCCGAGATCGCGCTCGTCCAGACCTTCCTGGAGAACCGGCGCGACGACGAACTCCTCGGCGAGGTCTCCGAGATCCTCGCCGAGCGCTTCACCCCGCGCGAGGAACAGGCCCGGCTGCGCCGGCTGTCCGACGTGCTCACCGAGACCGGGGTCGACCGGATCGACCTGCTGAAGATCGACGTGCAGCGCGCCGAGTGGGACGTATTGCGCGGCCTGGACGACGCGCACCTCGCCCGGGTCCAGCAGATCGCCATGGAGGTCCACGACGACACCGGCGCCGCCCCGCACGGACGGCTCGCCGAGATCGCCGGGCACCTGCGCGGACACGGCTTCGAGGTGTTCTGGGAACAGGACGAACTCCTCACGAGCACCGACCGGTTCACCCTGTGCGCGGTCCGTCCCGAGTACCGTGACGACCCCCGCCCGGCCGCCGAACCGCCCGTCGCCGTGCCGGACGCCGCCCTGCTGCGCCAGTGGCTCGCCCAGCGGCTGCCCGAACCCCTCGTCCCGGCCACCGTGGTCCTGCTGGACGCCCTCCCGCTCACCGTCAACGGCAAGATCGACCGCGCCGCGCTCCCCGCGCCCGAGCGGCCCCGCACCACCGCCCAGCCCGCCACCGCCACCGAACGCGCCCTCATCGGCATCTGGGAGGAGGTGCTCGGCCGGGAGAACATCGGCGTCGACGACAACTTCTTCGCCATCGGCGGCGACTCCATCCGCGCCATCCGGATGCGCGCCGCCGCCGTGAAGGCGGGCCTGTCCTTCCCGCTGCGGGACGTGTTCCGCAACCAGACCGTCCGCGCCCTCGCCGCGGGCATCGAGGGCACCCAGGCCGCGGAACCGGCAGCGGGGGCGCCCTTCGCCCTGCTCGACCCGGCCGACCGGGCGCTGGTCCCGGCGGGCGTGAGCGACGCCTACCCGCTCACCGCCCTGCAGCTCGGCATGGTCTACCTCGGCGAACTCTCCGAGGGCGACGGCCACGCCTACCACGTGGTCACCGTCGACACCGTCCGAGGCCCCTGGGCGCCGGAGGCGCTCGCCGCGGCCGCCGAGGACCTCACCGCCGCGCACGACATCCTGCGCACCTCCTTCGACCTGGCCGCGTTCAGCCGGCCCATGCAGCTCGTGCACGAGCGGGCCACCGTGCCCGTGCGCACCGAGGACCTCACCGCGCTTCCCGAACAGGAGCGGGCGCGCCGGGTGCGCGAGGTCGTGGACGCACAGAAGGCCACCCCGTTCGACTGGCGCGCCCCCATGCTGCGCCTGCACGCCCTGCGCACCGGCAAGGACACCTACGAGCTGGTGCAGACCCACTTCCACGGTGTGCTGGACGGCCTCAGCCTGCACCTGATGACCAGCGAACTGCTGGCCCGCCTCGACCACCACCGCACCGGCACCCCGGCCCCCCGGTCCGCCCCCGTGCTGCCCTACCGGCACCACGTCGAGGCCGAGCTCGCCGCCCGCGAGGACACCGGCACCCGCGCCTTCTGGCGCGACACCCTGGACGGCGTGCACCCGCTGCGGCTCGCCGGGGAACACGTCCCCGCCATCGGCGTCTCCCGCGTGCTGGAACCCGCCGGAGCCACCGCCGACGCGCTGGACGCGGCCGCGCGCCGGGCCGGGGTGCCGGTGAAGTCGCTGCTGCTCGCCGCGCACGTCCGCGCCCTGGCCGCCGCCTTCGGCACCGACGGCTCCGGCGAGGTCGTCACCGGTCTGGTGGTCAGCGCCCGCCCCGCCGAGGAGGGCGGCGACCGCACCCTCGGCCTGTTCCTCAACACCCTTCCCGTCCGCACCGACCCCGGCGCCCCCGAACTGGCCGCCCGGCTCTGGGAGTACGAGCAGTCACTCATGGGCCACCATCTGCTGCCGCTCGCCGACATCCAGCAACTCGCTGCCACGGGACCCCTGTTCGACTCCTTCTTCAACTTCACCCGCTTCACCGGCATCGCCCCCGCCACGGACGGCTCCCGCGTGGTCTCCGAGCACGACGACACAGTGGACGTCGGATTCGCCCTCGCCTCCAACGCCGACCTCGGCCCCGCGGGCGCCCGGCTCGTCGTGCAGTACGACGCGGCCGCGCTGAGCGCCGAGCGGATCGACGCCTACGCCGACCGGCTGCGCGCCGAGGTCGAGGCACTGGCAGCACACCGGGACAGCACGGAGGACGCCCGATGA
- a CDS encoding TauD/TfdA family dioxygenase, whose product MSVGPVRRARRTTVEPVTTSFLDGDFGMVVESRFPELDLVGHLTANREQVTEHLDRHGAVLFRGFKVPDPDHFGRAARVVGPELLGYLERAAPRNEVADKVFTSTEFASDQTIPLHHEMSYSHNWPSRLYFYCDLPAETGGATPLADERKVTPLIPAEVRERFQRHGVLYVRNYGDALDLPWHEVFQSTDRADVEAYCRQSATGFEWTGDGGLRTRAVRQVTARHPRTGEEVWFNHLHLFHSSNMPPEVREALLREYGPEGLPRNVYYGDGTPIEDEVAALIRGLYEEAAVSFPWRRGDVLMVDNFLATHGRAPFTGERRTLVAMSDLYVNRDVL is encoded by the coding sequence ATGAGCGTGGGACCCGTACGGCGCGCCCGCCGCACCACCGTCGAACCCGTGACCACGTCCTTCCTGGACGGTGACTTCGGGATGGTCGTCGAGTCCCGGTTCCCCGAACTGGACCTGGTCGGCCATCTCACCGCCAACCGCGAGCAGGTCACCGAGCACCTCGACCGGCACGGCGCCGTGCTCTTCCGGGGCTTCAAGGTGCCGGACCCGGACCACTTCGGCCGCGCCGCCCGCGTCGTCGGCCCCGAACTGCTCGGCTACCTGGAGCGGGCCGCGCCGCGCAACGAGGTCGCCGACAAGGTCTTCACCTCCACGGAGTTCGCCTCCGACCAGACCATCCCGCTGCACCACGAGATGTCGTACTCCCACAACTGGCCCAGCAGGCTGTACTTCTACTGCGACCTGCCCGCCGAGACCGGCGGCGCCACCCCGCTCGCCGACGAGCGGAAGGTCACCCCGCTGATCCCGGCCGAGGTCCGCGAGCGCTTCCAGCGGCACGGCGTGCTCTACGTCCGCAACTACGGCGACGCCCTCGACCTGCCCTGGCACGAGGTGTTCCAGAGCACCGACCGGGCCGACGTGGAGGCGTACTGCCGTCAGTCGGCCACCGGCTTCGAGTGGACCGGCGACGGCGGCCTGCGCACCCGCGCGGTCCGCCAGGTCACCGCCCGGCACCCGCGCACCGGCGAGGAGGTGTGGTTCAACCACCTCCACCTCTTCCACTCCTCCAACATGCCGCCCGAGGTGCGCGAGGCACTCCTGCGCGAGTACGGCCCCGAGGGCCTGCCGCGCAACGTCTACTACGGCGACGGCACCCCCATCGAGGACGAGGTCGCCGCCTTGATCCGCGGGCTGTACGAGGAGGCTGCCGTCTCCTTCCCGTGGCGGCGCGGCGACGTGCTGATGGTGGACAACTTCCTCGCCACCCACGGCCGCGCCCCCTTCACCGGCGAACGCCGCACCCTCGTCGCCATGTCCGACCTCTACGTGAATCGAGACGTCCTGTGA
- a CDS encoding TauD/TfdA family dioxygenase, translating to MSTISRRRARGGSVEVDDAWQGRTLPALVRGDSTTDLTAWLAANRATVDRLAHRAGAVLFRGFGIDTPEKFRAFMEALSTDVLGYGERSSPRHEVTEGVYTSTDHPADQHIALHNEQSYTLDWPLRIVFSCQREATSGGRTPLADSRRILGRLSEATVERFRERGVRYVRNYVPGISLTWQEAFQTERREEAEAYCERNGISWSWVDGDQLRTWQSRPAIHRHPLTGDETWFNHALFFHNSTLPEEVGDGLLSALGEENLPYHTYYGDGQRIEDEVVEEIRTAHTGETVGFDWRQGDVLVVENMLCAHGREPFEGPRRILAAMADPRSAADGGR from the coding sequence GTGTCTACCATTTCCCGCCGTCGCGCACGCGGTGGCTCCGTCGAGGTGGACGACGCCTGGCAGGGCCGCACCCTCCCCGCCCTGGTGCGGGGCGACTCCACCACCGACCTGACCGCCTGGCTGGCCGCCAACCGGGCCACCGTGGACCGCCTCGCCCACCGGGCCGGCGCCGTCCTCTTCCGTGGCTTCGGCATCGACACCCCGGAGAAGTTCCGGGCGTTCATGGAGGCCCTCTCCACCGACGTACTCGGCTACGGCGAGCGCTCCTCACCCCGGCACGAGGTCACCGAGGGCGTCTACACCTCCACCGACCACCCCGCCGACCAGCACATCGCCCTGCACAACGAGCAGTCGTACACGCTGGACTGGCCGCTCAGGATCGTCTTCTCCTGCCAGCGCGAGGCCACCTCGGGCGGGCGTACCCCGCTCGCCGACAGCAGGCGGATCCTCGGCCGGCTCTCCGAGGCCACCGTCGAGCGGTTCCGCGAGCGCGGGGTGCGCTACGTGCGCAACTACGTGCCCGGCATCAGCCTCACCTGGCAGGAGGCGTTCCAGACCGAGCGGCGTGAGGAGGCCGAGGCGTACTGCGAGCGCAACGGCATCTCCTGGTCCTGGGTCGACGGCGACCAACTGCGCACCTGGCAGAGCAGGCCCGCGATCCACCGCCATCCGCTCACCGGCGACGAGACCTGGTTCAACCACGCCCTCTTCTTCCACAACTCCACCCTCCCCGAGGAGGTCGGCGACGGCCTGCTGTCGGCGCTGGGCGAGGAGAACCTGCCGTACCACACCTACTACGGCGACGGGCAGCGCATCGAGGACGAGGTGGTCGAGGAGATCCGCACCGCCCACACCGGGGAGACCGTCGGCTTCGACTGGCGGCAGGGAGACGTCCTGGTGGTGGAGAACATGCTCTGCGCGCACGGCCGCGAGCCGTTCGAGGGACCGCGCCGGATCCTCGCCGCCATGGCCGACCCCCGCTCCGCCGCGGACGGTGGGCGATGA